Proteins from one Desulfuribacillus alkaliarsenatis genomic window:
- a CDS encoding molybdopterin-binding protein, protein MREIKTKDAIGQVLAHDLTKIVPGRFKGRAFKKGHIIRQGDVEELLSMGKEHIYILEIKEGQLHEDDAAMRLANCLKGPNIELSETSEGKVNILAGINGLLKINREAIIAMNTVPDIAIATLHSNRVVKQGEKLAGTRAVPLVIEEEKIRTVETIADNFAPVISVMPIRSLKIGIITTGSEVYKGRIPDKFGPVVKRKVEALGSKVIDQIFVPDDVKEIQSAVNKLIDVGAELIITTGGMSVDPDDRTPGAIKGLGAELITYGTPVLPGSMLLLAYHRGIPVMGLPGCVMYEKSTSFDLILPRVLANDPVNREDIAELGYGGLCTTCDPCVYPHCSFGK, encoded by the coding sequence TTGCGTGAGATAAAAACAAAGGACGCTATTGGACAGGTATTAGCCCATGATTTGACGAAAATCGTTCCTGGAAGATTTAAAGGTCGTGCCTTTAAAAAAGGCCACATCATTCGTCAGGGTGATGTTGAAGAGCTACTGTCCATGGGTAAAGAACATATCTATATTTTAGAAATAAAAGAAGGACAGCTTCATGAGGATGATGCGGCAATGCGTTTAGCTAATTGCCTAAAGGGACCAAATATTGAGCTGTCTGAGACATCTGAGGGTAAGGTTAATATTTTAGCAGGTATAAATGGGCTGTTAAAAATTAACCGCGAAGCAATTATCGCCATGAATACGGTTCCAGATATTGCGATTGCAACACTCCATAGTAATCGAGTAGTTAAGCAGGGGGAAAAGCTTGCTGGAACCCGCGCTGTACCGTTGGTTATAGAAGAAGAAAAGATAAGAACCGTCGAGACAATCGCCGACAACTTTGCACCAGTAATTTCTGTTATGCCGATTCGTTCTTTAAAGATAGGGATAATAACTACAGGCTCAGAGGTGTATAAGGGACGTATTCCAGATAAATTTGGCCCAGTGGTCAAGCGTAAAGTTGAAGCATTAGGCTCCAAGGTCATTGATCAAATCTTTGTACCTGACGATGTCAAGGAAATCCAGTCTGCAGTTAATAAATTAATCGATGTCGGTGCGGAGCTGATTATTACGACTGGAGGCATGAGTGTTGATCCTGATGACCGTACTCCAGGTGCTATTAAAGGCTTAGGAGCTGAACTAATCACATATGGAACCCCTGTATTGCCTGGGTCGATGCTATTACTTGCATATCATCGAGGAATACCAGTAATGGGCTTGCCTGGCTGTGTTATGTATGAAAAGTCAACGTCCTTTGATCTTATATTACCAAGGGTTTTAGCAAACGACCCAGTAAATCGCGAAGATATTGCTGAGTTAGGCTATGGTGGTTTGTGTACGACTTGTGATCCGTGCGTGTATCCACACTGCTCATTTGGTAAATAG
- the mobB gene encoding molybdopterin-guanine dinucleotide biosynthesis protein B yields MTEPICHKDGIPIFSFAGFSNSGKTTLMCKIVSALKDKGYRVATVKHDGHDFSMDQQGKDTWKHREAGADVVAITSASKVAIIDYRAYEREKQLLQVLSYIENVDIILVEGFKNVPMPKIFVVREQQQLEQMDKIPMIEGVATDFLLEQQRLPVYDINNVQAMAEYIIKRCNLA; encoded by the coding sequence ATGACTGAGCCCATCTGCCATAAGGATGGTATACCGATTTTCTCTTTTGCTGGATTTTCTAATAGTGGCAAGACAACTTTAATGTGTAAGATTGTTAGCGCACTCAAGGATAAGGGTTATCGTGTGGCGACGGTTAAGCACGATGGACACGATTTTTCAATGGATCAGCAAGGCAAGGATACCTGGAAGCATCGTGAGGCTGGAGCGGATGTTGTGGCAATCACCTCTGCTAGTAAAGTTGCCATCATAGATTATCGAGCATATGAAAGAGAAAAACAATTGCTACAGGTTCTTTCCTATATTGAAAATGTTGATATTATATTAGTAGAAGGATTCAAAAATGTGCCGATGCCTAAGATATTCGTAGTTCGTGAGCAACAACAGCTCGAACAAATGGACAAAATACCGATGATCGAAGGAGTTGCCACAGATTTTTTGCTTGAACAGCAAAGGCTACCAGTGTATGATATAAATAATGTACAAGCAATGGCAGAGTATATTATTAAACGTTGTAATTTAGCATAG
- the fdhD gene encoding formate dehydrogenase accessory sulfurtransferase FdhD, whose product MNIKELKLDKTEELEVIRIKDGEEPDPFDDQLAVEYPVTIFFNDQELVTLLCTPTYLEELAIGFLNSEGMIRSYDDIASVELDSEKGLIYVKTKKKKALTEKLFAKRTITSGCGKGTIFYNVLDSMRANKIERPLDITSEQVTSLMTELQQNSMMFKETGGNHASSLCDPTGMVVYHEDIGRHNAVDKIVGHCVKHNINIENKVLVTSGRVSSEILLKVAKLDIPMIISKSAPTTLSVRLARELGLTLVGFVRGRRFNIYANGWRLTDVHVTDHDSIKIKESILDEINKQVEDKEE is encoded by the coding sequence ATGAATATTAAAGAGTTAAAGTTGGACAAGACGGAAGAGCTTGAAGTAATTCGCATTAAGGACGGAGAGGAACCAGATCCGTTTGATGACCAGCTAGCAGTAGAATACCCTGTTACCATCTTTTTTAATGACCAGGAGTTAGTAACACTGTTGTGTACACCGACCTATTTAGAGGAATTAGCTATTGGTTTTTTAAATTCTGAGGGTATGATTCGCTCTTATGACGATATAGCCTCTGTCGAGCTGGACTCAGAAAAAGGACTTATTTATGTCAAAACAAAAAAGAAAAAAGCATTGACGGAGAAGTTGTTTGCAAAGCGGACAATTACTTCTGGTTGCGGAAAAGGTACAATTTTTTACAACGTACTTGACTCCATGCGCGCGAATAAAATAGAGCGCCCTCTAGATATCACCTCTGAACAAGTAACGTCTCTTATGACGGAGCTACAACAGAACTCAATGATGTTCAAGGAAACTGGTGGTAATCACGCGTCCTCACTGTGTGATCCGACAGGAATGGTCGTTTATCATGAAGATATAGGCAGGCATAATGCAGTAGATAAAATTGTCGGCCATTGTGTAAAGCATAATATTAATATTGAGAACAAAGTGTTAGTTACAAGTGGACGAGTTTCTTCAGAAATACTTTTGAAGGTTGCTAAATTAGATATTCCAATGATTATTTCAAAATCAGCTCCAACTACCCTTTCTGTACGCTTGGCTAGAGAACTTGGCCTAACCCTAGTGGGATTTGTGCGTGGCCGCCGTTTCAACATCTATGCTAACGGTTGGAGGCTTACAGATGTACATGTAACTGACCACGATTCAATAAAAATTAAAGAAAGTATCCTTGACGAGATTAATAAACAAGTAGAAGATAAAGAGGAATAG
- the moaC gene encoding cyclic pyranopterin monophosphate synthase MoaC, giving the protein MELTHFNEQGRAKMVDVSEKKTTKRTATVSGKVIMKPETLARIKEGKIAKGDVLAVAQVAGVMAAKKTSDLIPMCHPLALTSVDISFDTDKIENTIYLEATVSTLGVTGVEMEALTAASVTALTIYDMCKAIDKDMVITDIQLETKTGGKSGDYYRGEGK; this is encoded by the coding sequence ATGGAATTAACGCATTTTAACGAGCAGGGTAGAGCAAAGATGGTAGACGTTTCCGAGAAGAAAACTACTAAACGCACAGCTACAGTCAGTGGCAAAGTCATCATGAAACCAGAAACCCTAGCGCGCATTAAAGAAGGTAAAATAGCAAAGGGAGATGTTCTTGCAGTAGCACAGGTTGCAGGGGTTATGGCTGCAAAGAAGACATCAGATCTTATACCAATGTGTCACCCATTAGCTTTAACAAGTGTAGATATATCCTTTGATACAGATAAAATAGAAAACACCATATACCTGGAAGCGACGGTAAGTACTCTAGGTGTAACGGGAGTAGAGATGGAAGCACTAACGGCAGCATCAGTTACAGCATTGACTATTTATGATATGTGCAAAGCAATTGATAAAGATATGGTCATTACAGATATTCAGCTAGAAACTAAAACTGGTGGTAAGAGTGGAGACTATTACCGAGGAGAGGGGAAATAG
- a CDS encoding redox-sensing transcriptional repressor Rex yields the protein MADQRIPQVTAKRLPLYYRYMEKLQASGKQRVSSKDISEALQIDPATIRRDFSYLGELGKKGYGYNVNYLLNFLKDFLKQDVISNVVLVGVGNLGTALLNYSLYKNNSTKIVAGLDTDKQKIGTVINGVPIHHISELDKICKTHKVEVAIVTVPAAYAQNVVDQLVMAGIRGILNFTPARLYAPSEVRVHHIDLTVELQSLIYLLKHNEDKDSLLEITD from the coding sequence GTGGCTGATCAAAGAATTCCTCAGGTAACGGCGAAGCGCCTACCGTTATATTATCGCTATATGGAAAAACTACAGGCATCAGGTAAACAACGAGTTTCTTCAAAGGATATAAGTGAAGCACTTCAGATTGACCCAGCAACTATCCGCAGAGATTTCTCCTATTTAGGGGAGCTTGGTAAAAAAGGCTATGGGTATAACGTCAATTATCTATTGAATTTTCTAAAGGACTTTTTAAAGCAAGATGTTATATCAAATGTTGTCTTGGTTGGAGTCGGCAATTTAGGAACAGCTTTACTTAATTATAGTTTGTATAAGAATAATAGTACTAAAATTGTTGCAGGTTTAGATACCGATAAACAGAAAATAGGAACTGTTATCAATGGTGTGCCGATACACCACATTTCTGAACTAGATAAAATTTGCAAAACACATAAGGTTGAGGTTGCGATTGTAACCGTTCCAGCGGCATATGCCCAAAATGTAGTCGATCAGTTAGTAATGGCGGGAATACGTGGGATTCTTAATTTCACACCAGCTAGACTCTACGCACCTAGTGAAGTCCGTGTGCATCATATAGACTTGACAGTAGAGCTGCAATCCCTTATTTACTTGTTAAAACATAATGAAGATAAGGACAGCTTGCTAGAGATAACTGATTAA
- the tatA gene encoding twin-arginine translocase TatA/TatE family subunit translates to MIGNIGVPGLILILVIALIVFGPNKLPELGRAVGRTLKEFKGATKDLTSSLDDEDEKPRPKKKVVKEEETVVEAKEDTNEQK, encoded by the coding sequence ATGATAGGAAACATTGGTGTACCTGGATTAATTCTAATTTTAGTAATCGCATTAATCGTTTTTGGCCCTAATAAATTGCCTGAGCTTGGCAGAGCAGTAGGACGTACTTTGAAAGAATTTAAGGGAGCTACAAAAGATTTAACTAGTAGCTTAGATGACGAGGACGAGAAGCCAAGACCTAAGAAAAAAGTTGTAAAAGAAGAAGAGACAGTTGTTGAAGCTAAAGAAGATACAAACGAACAAAAGTAA
- a CDS encoding MOSC domain-containing protein, whose product MQRGKIKAISISDRKGMRKTNVEQVEIRPDHGIVTDAHAGDWHRQLSLLAQESIEKMVEMGLTVKAGDFAENITTEGVDLLAMPVGTRVRMGETIVEITQIGKECHTRCAIYYQAGDCVMPKEGIFAIVLKGGVLHVGDEVEELPADYLRVGVLTASDKGSKGEREDQSGQVIKDMIAKIGGQVEKYDVVADEQEILANTIKQWVDEDKLDLILTTGGTGLGPRDVTPDATLEIIEKQIPGIAEVMRMRSLEKTDRAMLSRAVAGTRAQAMIINLPGSPKAVEECLESIIDTLSHGIRILQGKTGECARK is encoded by the coding sequence ATGCAAAGAGGGAAAATTAAAGCTATTTCAATAAGTGATCGTAAAGGTATGCGTAAGACAAACGTAGAGCAGGTAGAAATTCGTCCAGACCATGGAATCGTAACTGATGCTCATGCAGGTGACTGGCATCGTCAGTTGAGCTTACTAGCCCAAGAGAGTATTGAAAAGATGGTAGAGATGGGCTTGACTGTTAAGGCTGGGGACTTTGCAGAAAATATTACTACAGAAGGCGTTGACCTATTAGCGATGCCTGTAGGTACTCGTGTGCGTATGGGTGAGACGATTGTAGAGATTACGCAAATAGGTAAAGAGTGCCACACCCGTTGTGCGATTTACTACCAGGCTGGAGACTGTGTAATGCCGAAGGAAGGTATTTTTGCGATTGTACTTAAAGGCGGAGTACTTCATGTCGGCGACGAAGTAGAGGAATTACCAGCAGACTACCTACGTGTAGGTGTTTTAACCGCAAGTGATAAAGGATCTAAAGGTGAGCGTGAAGATCAAAGTGGCCAGGTTATTAAAGACATGATTGCTAAAATAGGCGGCCAAGTTGAGAAATATGATGTGGTTGCTGATGAGCAGGAAATCCTTGCTAATACTATTAAACAGTGGGTTGACGAAGATAAGCTTGATCTAATCTTAACCACTGGCGGAACAGGGTTAGGGCCAAGGGATGTAACTCCAGACGCAACATTAGAGATAATCGAAAAGCAAATCCCTGGCATAGCTGAAGTAATGCGTATGCGTTCACTAGAAAAGACAGATCGTGCCATGTTGTCTCGTGCAGTAGCAGGAACTAGAGCTCAAGCAATGATAATTAATCTACCAGGTAGTCCTAAGGCCGTTGAGGAGTGCCTAGAATCTATTATTGATACATTGTCCCATGGAATTAGAATTTTACAAGGGAAAACGGGAGAATGTGCTAGAAAGTAG
- a CDS encoding ABC-F family ATP-binding cassette domain-containing protein has product MIILQTINISKSYGVTPILTKVCLQVQAKDKIGVVGPNGAGKSTLLKIIAGKLPADSGEVQITKGKVLCYLAQDSGLDSRLTIWDEMLSVFATLHEQEQRLRQLEIEMGKCTDDPEALESIMAEYSELQEAFERSGGHKLEADIRNVLAGLGFSDINYKEMTINQCSGGQKTRLALAKILLSQPDIILLDEPTNYLDIDALTWLEQFIKDFPGALMVVSHDRYFLDSFINVVYEIDNNKGTAYPGTYHYYLSTKEQRLLEQEQLYLKQHEEIAKTQEFIQKNIARASTSARAKSRRKQLENMELLDSPTKQNETFFSFRAKKRTGNIVLDIKNLGITFDSSAGYLFVGLNLQIERGERIAIIGPNGTGKSTLLKLIAEQLKPTAGEITHGSNVQIGYYDQEQADLTKTNTVFEEVHDDFPHMTRTEIRSALAQFLFVGEDVDKHISSLSGGEKARVTLTKLMLAQDNLLLLDEPTNHLDIPAKEALEQALLSYDGTMIFISHDRYFLNQIATRVIYMTRDKLKSYLGNYDYYLEKNHQEKQQLEETKQKTAQQKETHEELKRRRNLERQLQKQYDSFEADIQTTEVEIEDLEKQLCNPEIFDNHVEVAKLQEELSNKQFELDTLMEKWEQAALELEKQRTYL; this is encoded by the coding sequence TTGATTATTCTACAAACGATTAATATAAGTAAGTCTTACGGTGTTACACCTATTTTAACCAAAGTTTGCTTACAAGTTCAAGCTAAAGATAAAATTGGTGTCGTCGGTCCTAATGGAGCAGGTAAATCGACACTTCTAAAAATTATAGCTGGCAAGCTTCCTGCAGATAGTGGAGAAGTGCAAATAACCAAAGGAAAAGTATTATGCTATTTAGCTCAGGATAGTGGCTTAGACTCGCGTCTTACTATTTGGGATGAGATGCTATCTGTATTTGCTACTTTACACGAGCAGGAGCAGCGACTTCGACAACTTGAAATAGAAATGGGCAAGTGTACTGATGACCCAGAGGCTTTAGAATCCATAATGGCGGAATACAGCGAGCTTCAGGAAGCCTTTGAACGGTCAGGTGGACACAAGCTTGAAGCAGATATCCGTAACGTACTTGCTGGTTTAGGTTTTTCAGATATTAACTATAAAGAAATGACTATAAACCAATGTAGCGGTGGTCAGAAGACGAGACTTGCTTTAGCAAAAATATTATTGTCCCAGCCTGATATTATTTTACTCGATGAGCCTACTAACTATCTCGATATCGATGCCTTAACGTGGTTAGAACAGTTTATTAAAGACTTCCCAGGTGCACTTATGGTTGTTTCCCATGACCGTTATTTCCTAGATTCATTTATCAATGTAGTGTATGAAATAGATAACAACAAAGGAACAGCTTATCCTGGCACTTATCACTATTATCTTTCTACAAAAGAACAGCGATTATTAGAGCAGGAGCAATTATACCTAAAGCAGCACGAAGAAATAGCAAAAACGCAAGAATTTATACAAAAAAACATTGCACGAGCCTCTACATCAGCACGAGCTAAAAGTCGACGCAAGCAGCTTGAAAATATGGAGCTGCTAGATTCACCAACTAAACAAAACGAAACTTTTTTCTCTTTTCGCGCTAAAAAGCGCACTGGAAACATAGTCTTAGATATAAAAAACTTGGGTATCACTTTTGACTCATCAGCTGGTTATCTATTTGTAGGCTTAAACTTACAGATAGAGCGAGGAGAACGCATAGCTATCATCGGGCCAAATGGTACTGGCAAGTCTACGCTACTAAAGCTTATTGCCGAACAACTAAAACCTACAGCAGGTGAAATAACACATGGTAGTAACGTACAAATCGGATACTACGACCAGGAACAGGCTGATTTAACCAAAACAAATACCGTCTTCGAAGAAGTGCATGATGACTTTCCCCATATGACGCGAACCGAGATTCGCTCTGCATTAGCGCAATTTCTATTTGTGGGCGAAGACGTAGACAAGCACATTTCATCCCTCAGCGGCGGTGAAAAAGCCCGTGTGACACTAACGAAGCTAATGCTAGCCCAGGATAACCTATTGTTGTTAGATGAGCCGACAAACCATCTTGATATACCTGCTAAGGAAGCACTAGAACAAGCACTCCTAAGCTATGATGGGACCATGATATTCATTTCCCATGATAGATATTTCCTTAATCAGATCGCTACGAGAGTAATATATATGACCCGCGATAAGCTTAAGTCTTATCTTGGTAATTATGACTATTATCTTGAGAAAAACCACCAGGAAAAACAGCAGCTAGAAGAAACCAAACAGAAAACGGCTCAGCAAAAGGAAACCCATGAAGAGCTAAAACGTCGTCGTAATCTAGAGAGACAGCTGCAAAAACAATATGATTCCTTCGAAGCCGATATT
- a CDS encoding molybdopterin molybdotransferase MoeA: MYKQYISVDEALQEIINHTPRANTEIVPLDQAVGRVLARDVVADTPVPSFAKSPLDGFAVRFEDVKTATKENPVALTVVEEIPAGHLPKVTLTLGQAARIMTGAPLPEGADTIIKFEDTSLVMSEKQHYEACGDKVTIFNVPKSAGNYAEIGEDINKGDVILNAGCVIEPAVIAVLATFGYAHVAVYTRPSAIVFASGDELVNVDDDPMPGKIRNSNSPSIAAQLQLWGANVDVGKIVQDQEEIIAATLIHALQRYQLVVTTGGVSVGDYDVMKDVFQKIGAEIIFWRVNMRPGTPMVVAKWDDKLIIGLSGNPSAAYISCELFVRAYVYKMQGRFDFWREPVTATLVEDVGKAVNQDRYLRAVANINQAGNLVVKPLAKQKSGILGNMIDANALVYVPADDNKIYKGDQVKVILLKAPKGESVND, translated from the coding sequence ATGTATAAACAATATATTTCTGTTGATGAAGCATTACAAGAAATCATTAACCACACACCGAGGGCAAATACGGAAATAGTTCCATTGGATCAAGCTGTTGGACGTGTCTTAGCTCGGGATGTTGTTGCGGACACACCTGTGCCATCCTTTGCTAAATCACCCTTAGATGGCTTTGCGGTACGTTTTGAAGATGTAAAAACAGCAACAAAGGAGAATCCCGTAGCGCTTACTGTGGTTGAAGAAATCCCAGCTGGTCACCTACCTAAAGTGACATTAACTTTAGGTCAAGCAGCTCGTATCATGACAGGTGCCCCATTACCAGAGGGTGCTGACACAATTATTAAGTTTGAAGACACATCATTAGTAATGTCAGAGAAACAACACTACGAAGCATGTGGTGATAAAGTCACGATATTCAATGTCCCTAAATCAGCTGGTAATTACGCTGAAATTGGAGAGGATATTAATAAGGGTGATGTCATTCTAAATGCAGGATGTGTTATAGAGCCCGCTGTGATTGCTGTACTGGCTACCTTTGGCTATGCCCATGTAGCAGTTTACACTCGTCCATCAGCGATAGTATTTGCAAGTGGTGATGAGCTGGTTAATGTAGATGATGATCCTATGCCAGGTAAGATTCGCAATAGTAATAGCCCAAGTATAGCAGCGCAATTACAGCTTTGGGGTGCTAATGTAGATGTAGGCAAGATTGTACAAGACCAAGAAGAAATCATTGCTGCCACACTAATACACGCGTTACAGCGTTATCAATTAGTTGTTACTACTGGCGGTGTTTCTGTAGGTGATTATGATGTGATGAAGGACGTTTTTCAGAAGATAGGTGCGGAAATTATCTTTTGGCGTGTCAATATGAGACCTGGAACACCAATGGTAGTTGCGAAATGGGATGATAAGCTGATTATTGGACTTTCAGGAAATCCTTCCGCTGCTTACATTAGCTGTGAATTGTTCGTCAGAGCCTATGTATATAAAATGCAGGGGCGCTTTGACTTCTGGCGTGAGCCTGTGACTGCAACGTTGGTTGAAGATGTCGGCAAAGCAGTTAATCAAGATAGATACCTAAGAGCAGTTGCAAATATAAATCAGGCGGGTAATTTAGTGGTAAAACCACTGGCAAAACAAAAGTCGGGCATATTAGGTAATATGATAGATGCAAATGCATTAGTATATGTTCCAGCAGACGATAATAAAATCTATAAAGGCGATCAAGTCAAAGTGATTTTACTAAAAGCGCCGAAGGGAGAGTCTGTTAATGACTGA
- the mobA gene encoding molybdenum cofactor guanylyltransferase — MLNGVILSGGLSKRMGQDKGLLMLDGKTTVERLYEKIAPLCQRVILVTNKPDSYRSLLNKMPKATIITDEIKQLGPLSGIHAALGETDMDYNLVIACDMPLANPECFLSFAKNQLDSKNELIIARTADGRLQPLHAIYHKSCRSQIEQMLTSNNLRISSLVDYVTSKIIEIPTKEQEMFMNMNTPEEYNAALASTK; from the coding sequence ATGCTTAATGGAGTTATATTATCTGGCGGTTTAAGTAAACGGATGGGACAAGATAAGGGTTTGCTTATGCTTGATGGTAAAACAACGGTAGAACGCTTGTATGAAAAAATTGCACCCCTTTGTCAAAGGGTGATTCTAGTTACTAATAAGCCCGATTCATATAGAAGCTTACTTAATAAAATGCCAAAGGCTACAATTATCACAGACGAAATCAAGCAATTAGGTCCACTAAGTGGAATTCACGCTGCCTTAGGTGAAACGGATATGGACTACAATCTAGTAATCGCCTGCGATATGCCCCTTGCTAATCCAGAGTGTTTTCTAAGCTTTGCAAAAAATCAGTTAGACTCAAAAAATGAGCTAATAATTGCCCGTACAGCTGATGGTAGACTGCAGCCCTTACATGCGATTTATCACAAAAGCTGCCGTAGCCAGATTGAACAAATGCTAACTAGTAATAATCTGCGAATTAGTTCCTTAGTTGATTATGTCACTAGTAAAATAATAGAAATTCCTACAAAAGAGCAAGAAATGTTTATGAACATGAACACCCCTGAAGAGTACAACGCGGCACTGGCTAGCACCAAATAA
- a CDS encoding 5-formyltetrahydrofolate cyclo-ligase, producing the protein MRLEKRNLRNEMLLKRKKIKKDLREKKSQQIFKNLVNLDEVNAAKRIMVYVDFQEEVQTRQFIEYLWSKNIDVVIPVCKPKNRQLNPSLLYSFDELEPGTFGVLEPKKEAIRYVDLDTIDIIIVPGLAFDRHGGRIGYGAGYYDRFFERTPNAQVIGIAYDEQLVMKIPMEDHDKRIPLIITDKEFIQAKYFL; encoded by the coding sequence ATGAGACTAGAAAAGCGTAATCTAAGAAATGAAATGCTCTTGAAACGGAAAAAGATAAAAAAAGATTTGCGCGAAAAAAAATCTCAACAAATTTTTAAGAATCTTGTAAATCTTGATGAAGTTAACGCTGCGAAGCGCATAATGGTCTATGTTGACTTTCAAGAAGAGGTTCAAACAAGGCAGTTTATTGAGTATCTGTGGTCAAAAAATATTGATGTTGTTATTCCTGTATGTAAACCTAAAAATAGACAACTAAATCCGTCTCTATTGTATAGCTTTGATGAGCTTGAACCTGGCACCTTTGGTGTTCTTGAGCCTAAGAAGGAAGCTATCAGATACGTAGATCTCGACACCATAGATATAATTATTGTACCTGGACTAGCATTTGACCGACATGGTGGTAGGATTGGTTATGGTGCAGGTTATTATGACCGCTTTTTCGAGCGCACTCCTAATGCTCAGGTCATTGGTATCGCATATGATGAGCAGTTGGTTATGAAAATACCGATGGAGGATCATGACAAGCGTATTCCATTGATTATTACGGATAAAGAATTTATACAAGCTAAATATTTTTTGTAG
- the moaA gene encoding GTP 3',8-cyclase MoaA has protein sequence MTALIDKFGRKHDYMRIAVTDRCNLRCQYCMPEEGVKALNHVNILSFEEILSVVKVAASLGVRKIRLTGGEPLVRKDLEKLIFMISQVEGIEDIAMTTNAIHLAERIDDLQAAGLNRVNISLDSLNADKFRELTRGGDLDKVLKGVEAAIDRGLEPVKVNAVVIKGFNDDEIADFIRWTIDTPIQMRFIEYMPIGDSLVWKDGYFPLEEVRKIAESIAPVIDVVGVKGNGPASVFKLAGAAGTVGIIHPVSQHFCSSCNRLRLTADGKLKPCLFWQKEVDIRPYIHDEQQLDNVFRDVLNLKEEKHQMTEELQGEKRTVRKMSQIGG, from the coding sequence ATGACTGCATTAATCGATAAGTTTGGTCGTAAGCATGACTACATGAGAATTGCCGTAACTGACAGATGTAATCTGCGTTGTCAATATTGCATGCCCGAGGAAGGGGTAAAAGCCCTAAATCATGTCAATATTCTAAGCTTTGAGGAAATTCTTTCTGTCGTAAAAGTTGCAGCAAGTTTAGGGGTTAGAAAAATCCGCTTAACGGGCGGAGAGCCACTAGTACGCAAGGATTTAGAAAAATTGATTTTTATGATTTCGCAGGTAGAGGGTATTGAAGATATAGCGATGACTACTAATGCTATCCACCTAGCAGAGCGTATTGATGACCTACAAGCCGCAGGCTTAAATCGCGTAAACATAAGCCTAGATTCATTAAACGCTGATAAATTCCGTGAGCTGACACGGGGTGGTGACCTTGATAAGGTATTAAAAGGCGTTGAAGCGGCAATCGATAGAGGTTTAGAACCAGTGAAGGTGAATGCTGTCGTTATCAAAGGCTTTAATGACGATGAAATAGCAGACTTTATCCGTTGGACTATTGATACACCAATTCAAATGCGTTTTATAGAATATATGCCAATTGGAGATTCGTTAGTTTGGAAGGACGGTTATTTTCCGCTTGAAGAAGTCCGTAAAATTGCCGAATCAATAGCTCCAGTTATCGACGTAGTAGGTGTTAAAGGTAATGGGCCAGCGAGTGTATTTAAGCTTGCAGGTGCAGCAGGTACAGTTGGTATTATCCACCCAGTAAGTCAGCATTTTTGTTCAAGTTGTAACCGTTTGCGCTTAACGGCAGATGGTAAGCTTAAGCCTTGTTTATTCTGGCAGAAAGAGGTTGATATTCGCCCGTATATCCATGACGAACAGCAGTTAGATAATGTATTTAGAGATGTATTAAATTTAAAAGAGGAAAAGCACCAAATGACAGAGGAGCTGCAGGGAGAGAAAAGAACAGTTCGAAAAATGTCGCAAATTGGTGGATAA